From the Acidilutibacter cellobiosedens genome, one window contains:
- the wecB gene encoding non-hydrolyzing UDP-N-acetylglucosamine 2-epimerase, which yields MKVMTIFGTRPEAIKMAPIIKEMEKRKEIESIICVTAQHRQMLDQVLNLFQIKPDYDLNIFHKGQTLTEITTRALEGLEKLIIQVKPDLVLVQGDTTTVFAGALAAFYQRVKVGHVEAGLRSGDIYSPYPEEANRKLTGIIANYHFAPTERNKKNLLNEGYDEKNIFITGNTVIDSLLHVIREDYIFQNEFLNHLDYKNIKTILVTCHRRENIGKPMESIFSAIKEVVKKHEDAEVIFPIHLNPKVRNIAYEVFDQMKRVHIIEPLDYEPFVNLMFRSYIVVTDSGGLQEEAPSLGKPVLVVRKETERPEGIEAGTAKLVGTCKDDIYRELNLLLTDKGEYKKMANAVNPYGDGKASERIVNIIINKMGT from the coding sequence ATAAAGGTAATGACCATATTTGGGACAAGACCTGAAGCAATAAAAATGGCTCCCATAATAAAAGAGATGGAAAAAAGAAAAGAGATAGAAAGTATAATATGCGTAACAGCTCAACACAGACAAATGTTGGATCAGGTGTTGAATTTATTTCAGATAAAACCTGATTATGATTTGAATATATTCCATAAAGGACAGACTCTGACGGAAATAACTACAAGGGCCTTGGAAGGACTGGAGAAACTGATAATACAGGTTAAGCCCGATTTGGTATTGGTTCAAGGAGATACTACCACAGTTTTTGCCGGAGCATTGGCTGCTTTTTATCAGAGAGTCAAAGTAGGTCATGTGGAGGCTGGGCTTAGAAGTGGAGATATATATTCTCCCTATCCTGAAGAAGCAAATAGAAAACTTACAGGCATAATTGCCAATTATCATTTTGCGCCTACTGAAAGAAACAAGAAAAACCTTCTTAATGAGGGCTATGATGAAAAAAATATATTTATCACGGGGAATACGGTAATAGATTCGTTGCTGCATGTAATTAGGGAAGATTATATTTTTCAGAATGAATTTTTAAATCATTTGGATTATAAAAATATAAAGACAATACTTGTTACATGCCACAGAAGAGAAAATATCGGCAAACCCATGGAAAGTATATTTAGTGCTATTAAGGAAGTGGTAAAAAAGCATGAGGATGCAGAAGTGATTTTCCCTATTCATTTAAATCCTAAAGTGAGAAATATTGCCTATGAGGTATTTGATCAAATGAAGAGAGTTCATATAATCGAACCGTTAGATTATGAACCTTTTGTTAATTTGATGTTTAGAAGCTATATAGTTGTTACGGATTCCGGGGGGTTACAGGAAGAGGCGCCAAGTCTTGGGAAACCGGTTCTTGTAGTAAGAAAGGAAACTGAAAGACCTGAGGGTATAGAAGCCGGAACCGCAAAATTAGTCGGTACATGTAAAGATGATATATATAGGGAATTGAATCTGCTTCTTACGGATAAAGGGGAATATAAAAAAATGGCTAATGCTGTTAATCCTTACGGAGACGGAAAAGCGTCCGAAAGGATAGTTAATATCATAATAAATAAAATGGGGACTTAA